A window of the Myxocyprinus asiaticus isolate MX2 ecotype Aquarium Trade chromosome 11, UBuf_Myxa_2, whole genome shotgun sequence genome harbors these coding sequences:
- the LOC127447867 gene encoding thrombospondin-type laminin G domain and EAR repeat-containing protein-like — protein MSELPLLACVLLSWIITCQSGPWGPCTDLLPLDLMSQVLPAAGKAQNGIRMVQSRGARGFQFSGSPQLFSFPASQLFINCNFFPAEFSIIVTLKIPKMTPEKSEYIFTLLDGDSDELLLGLRLSQNKLHILHKGQGSRKRITFKAVGLADNCWHTVVLAVTGHYTILTVDCGIPLNLVLDSPFPDDLDTAGSTFFIASRRRWNSLFSGLMRQLVLLPGSDATSQICPSSEPQLSALSVPQPLLHLPIKSSSTDLPLPPYEAEVRVTAGVSPPCGFSEEGQLWFNTLQGGLLLCDGIMWLTMLQVKERLDYVEDHQDLFTNSETFDIEVFQIPSVGLFIATANRDSSLGSGIYKWTDGKFERYQNISTYDAQAWQYFTVGKKKFLVVANCRAMDNGNQEQSVIYKWSSRKRKFIHYQTLNTYNARDWEAFHIQDEAFLAVANHRQGERNHNIDSVIYKWNPVTQFFEVNQTIQTSGAYDWEFFMTGPYNFLVVANTFNGRSTVIYSTIYIWLGGMFQPYQSIKTFGAIDWEMFQIENRIFLAVANSQMLTEEGKIMYSINSTIYELSMTSQAFIKFQDIETNSALDWEYFTVGDDKFLAVANSYDGTSYSLNSVIYRWQGYEGFVPVHRLNTNGCRDWEFFNTTDGSYLIYSSARAALSKVLKLRTI, from the exons ATTTGTTACCATTAGACCTCATGTCCCAGGTGCTTCCTGCAGCTGGGAAAGCGCAGAATGGGATCCGTATGGTCCAGTCCAGGGGTGCTCGTGGATTCCAGTTTTCTGGATCTCCAcaacttttcagcttccctgcatCTCAGCTgtttattaattgtaatttttttcctGCTGAATTCTCCATCATTGTCACACTGAAAATCCCTAAAATGACTCCTGAG AAGAGTGAATATATATTCACACTGCTGGATGGAGATTCAGATGAGCTGCTCCTCGGCTTGCGGCTGTCCCAAAACAAGCTCCACATCCTGCATAAGGGCCAGGGCAGCAGGAAACGCATCACTTTTAAGGCAGTCGGCCTGGCTGACAACTGTTGGCACACTGTTGTCTTGGCAGTGACTGGACACTACACAATTCTCACTGTAGACTGTGGCATACCCCTCAACCT AGTGCTTGATAGCCCCTTCCCTGATGATCTTGATACAGCTGGCTCAACATTCTTCATTGCTAGTAGAAGAAGATGGAACAGCTTGTTTTCT GGGCTGATGCGTCAGCTGGTTCTGCTACCTGGTTCGGATGCTACCTCACAAATATGCCCCTCATCTGAGCCTCAGCTGTCTGCACTCTCTGTTCCCCAGCCACTCTTACACCTGCCAATCAAATCATCTTCCACTGACCTTCCCCTCCCTCCCTATG AGGCAGAGGTTCGGGTGACAGCAGGTGTAAGTCCTCCTTGTGGATTCTCGGAGGAGGGCCAGCTGTGGTTCAACACCTTGCAGGGAGGCCTGCTTCTCTGTGATGGAATCATGTGGCTCACTATGCTGCAAG TGAAAGAGAGGCTGGACTATGTGGAGGATCACCAGGATTTATTCACCAACTCTGAGACATTTGACATTGAAGTTTTCCAGATCCCTTCTGTAGGGCTCTTCATTGCAACCGCCAACCGTGATTCCAGCCTCGGGTCGGGAATATACAAATGGACAGATGGGAAGTTTGAACGATATCAGAATATCAGCACCTATGATGCACAAGCATGGCAATACTTCACAGTGGGCAAAAAG AAATTCCTGGTTGTTGCTAACTGCAGAGCTATGGATAATGGGAATCAGGAACAGTCTGTAATATATAAATGGAGTTCAAGGAAGCGGAAGTTTATTCACTATCAGACTCTGAACACATACAATGCTCGAGATTGGGAGGCCTTCCACATTCAAGATGAAGCTTTCCTTGCTGTAGCCAATCATAGGCAAG GGGAGAGGAATCACAATATTGATAGTGTAATCTACAAGTGGAATCCAGTTACCCAGTTTTTTGAGGTCAATCAAACAATCCAAACATCGGGTGCTTATGATTGGGAGTTCTTCATGACGGGCCCATATAACTTCCTTGTGGTCGCAAACACCTTCAATGGAAGATCGACAGTCATCTATTCTACCATCTATATCTGGCTGGGAGGGATGTTTCAGCCTTACCAGTCCATTAAA ACATTTGGGGCGatagactgggagatgttccagattGAAAACAGGATCTTTCTGGCTGTGGCGAACAGTCAGATGCTCACGGAGGAGGGCAAGATTATGTACTCCATCAACTCCACCATCTATGAGCTCAGCATGACATCACAGGCCTTCATAAAGTTTCAGGATATCGAAACTAACAG TGCTCTGGACTGGGAGTATTTTACTGTTGGAGATGACAAGTTTTTGGCGGTGGCCAATTCCTATGATGGAACATCATACTCACTAAATAGTGTTATATACAG GTGGCAGGGCTATGAGGGCTTTGTGCCTGTGCACAGACTGAACACCAATGGTTGCAGAGACTGGGAATTTTTTAACACAACCGATGGCTCCTACCTCATCTACTCCAGTGCCAGAGCGGCTCTCTCTAAAGTTCTTAAATTAAGGACCATTTAG